The DNA segment ACGCTATCCTCACAGGTCTGGCAATTATTCCAACAATAGTGCTGCCAGACGTACGTAATCCCAGAAAAGAATCGTCTGGTTTCCAAGCGAGAGATACTCTGAATGACATTCGTGCTGTTCTTTCCAACCGACAATTTGTTCTCGTTACCTTCACAGTATTTGTTATGTTCCTGCTAAGGACGGGAGTCAGATCAACGCTGGTTCCTCTCTTCGCTTCAAACAATCTTGGCCTAGATTCGGGAACAATTGGCGTTGTCCTTACCATTGGGGGAATAACAACAGCATTGACCGTTACGCCAATAGGTCGAGTTTCAGATAGAATTGGTAGGAAAATCCCCCTCGCAGTGTGTATTGTCCTAACAGCCGGGACTGTCCTGTGGATTCCATCTGCTACTGGCTTCGTTTCATTGTCAGTTATCTTAGCAGTGTATGGCGCATCTGTTGGTCTCTCAGGTCCTAGTGCAGCCTTTGTGGCAGATGTCTCACCACAGGATAAACTAGAGGTTTCTATGGCTCTCTATCGAACAATTGGTGATTTCGGATATGTAATTGGACCGACGCTTCTCGGTTTCGTAGCAGACCAAACAGCCACTCCTGTCTCAGGTGCTTCACACTCAGGACTGATCGGAGTTGAACCCTTT comes from the Candidatus Thorarchaeota archaeon genome and includes:
- a CDS encoding MFS transporter, producing MTEENIELAEDETICPDDEVSILSVLNLSLVTFFVLLGLSMVSPILPEYAESFQVSYTLVGVVISSFAITRMVLDLPAGILSDIYDKRRIMILGLVLLSASSVLAGFAPTYIALVIARMIEGAGSAMYVTAATVLLTQICGKEQRGQYMSLYLGMLLLGSIFGPTFGGLLTQAYNMSAPFFAYAILTGLAIIPTIVLPDVRNPRKESSGFQARDTLNDIRAVLSNRQFVLVTFTVFVMFLLRTGVRSTLVPLFASNNLGLDSGTIGVVLTIGGITTALTVTPIGRVSDRIGRKIPLAVCIVLTAGTVLWIPSATGFVSLSVILAVYGASVGLSGPSAAFVADVSPQDKLEVSMALYRTIGDFGYVIGPTLLGFVADQTATPVSGASHSGLIGVEPFVLATLILAAAFLGLLKVRDPIRNKNQ